Proteins from a genomic interval of Daphnia pulex isolate KAP4 chromosome 4, ASM2113471v1:
- the LOC124192060 gene encoding liver carboxylesterase 1-like, with amino-acid sequence MKFAALCVLAVAYFAAPCYSEPFIMELPGYAKAVMGGYGNLSTSWYEPRKPFYSFRYFHYAAKPTYETRFQPPIPSNYPYPDDEIYNSIDLPPGCAQSSQGLEDCLILSVYTPNFPGNASDPTTTFDNLLPVMVWIHGGSFSYGQSIIYEPNTFMAHDVVMVVIQYRLGPLGYLSLDTEEIPGNAGMADQVEALRWVQKFIKYFGGDKDKVTIVGESAGAASVGFLLLAPQSKEEKLFRYAIAESGSMLTDWALDRNATKHGYRIAELAGCPLAPYADLLHCLRSIDPVALRRAQGDYSNEDERNGGLGFGGSSPVIQVAGKDRYLTDEPRKLIESGNYHTEAHIMFGANEGEGIMAFDMMLDGYIKANGLLEDTDFFKFDVVRIILGALNVRDDTSALSDAMTAKYLGYAVDSCQMGNYTAMINGLIDICGALFLKAGGWQTVMLHTKYNPHAYWYSFDFFGKVSLIGADETLPRGVMHADEIMYLFTMPIPHNETEIEFSKKMIEVWTTFATYGEPTPEGVTMREGIPNWPAYTNEKKEFMAINKYWAVKHDYSLYYTITVDKAGPRTVSPETAEECASTYWKSKRERRNKMKN; translated from the exons ATGAAATTCGCGGCCTTGTGTGTTTTGGCTGTAGCCTACTTTGCTGCACCATGTTACTCCGAACCCTTCATCATGGAACTGCCTGGCTATGCAAAGGCTGTTATGGGTGGCTATG GAAACCTTAGCACGTCCTGGTACGAACCCCGGAAaccattttattctttccgtTATTTCCATTACGCCGCCAAGCCCACTTATGAGACTCGATTCCAG CCTCCAATCCCTTCAAATTATCCTTATCCGGATGATGAAATCTACAACTCAATCGATTTGCCACCAGG ATGTGCCCAAAGCAGCCAAGGATTAGAAGATTGTCTTATCCTCAGTGTTTACACGCCTAAC TTTCCAGGAAATGCTTCTGACCCTACAACTACTTTTGACAACTTGTTACCCGTCATGGTTTGGATCCACGGTGGTTCCTTCTCATAC GGTCAAAGTATCATTTATGAACCAAACACCTTCATGGCACATGATGTCGTTATGGTTGTTATTCAATATCGTCTTGGTCCTCTTG GATACCTGTCGCTGGACACGGAAGAAATTCCCGGAAATGCTGGCATGGCTGATCAAGTTGAGGCATTGCGTTGGGTCCAGAAATTCATCAAATATTTTGGTGGAGACAAAGACAAAGTCACTATCGTTGGAGAAAGTGCCGGAGCAGCCAGTGTGGGCTTCCTACTTCTTGCTCctcaatcaaaagaagaaa AACTGTTTAGATACGCAATTGCTGAATCTGGGTCTATGCTGACTGATTGGGCTCTCGATCGCAATGCCACTAAACACGGATATCGAATTGCCGAACTGGCCGGATGCCCACTTGCACCCTACGCCGACTTGTTGCACTGTTTGCGAAGCATTGACCCAGTAGCTTTGCGCAGAGCACAGGGTGATTATTCG aATGAAGACGAAAGAAATGGCGGATTGGGTTTCGGAGGTTCCTCTCCCGTCATTCAGGTCGCCGGAAAAGATCGTTACCTAACAGATGAACCAAGGAAGCTGATCGAAAGTGGCAATTACCATACGGAAGCTCACATCATGTTTGGCGCTAATGAAGGCGAAGGCATTATGGCTTTCGACATGATGTTGGATGGATACATTAAAGCAAACGGCTTGCTAGAAGACACcgactttttcaaatttgacgTTGTCAGAATCATTCTCGGCGCATTAA atGTTCGTGATGACACCAGCGCACTGTCAGATGCTATGACTGCCAAGTATCTTGGATACGCCGTTGATTCGTGCCAAATGGGAAATTACACCGCTATGATTAACGGTTTGATTGAT ATTTGTGGTGCCCTTTTTTTGAAAGCCGGTGGATGGCAAACCGTAATGCTTCACACCAAGTATAATCCCCACGCTTATTGGTACTCGTTTGACTTTTTCGGTAAAGTCAGCTTGATTGGTGCCGACGAAACTCTTCCCCGag GTGTGATGCACGCTGACGAAATTATGTACCTGTTCACCATGCCGATTCCTCACAACGAAACGGAAATcgagttttcaaaaaaaatgatcGAAGTGTGGACTACATTCGCCACATACGG GGAACCTACACCTGAGGGAGTGACTATGAGAGAAGGCATTCCGAACTGGCCGGCATACACCAatgagaagaaagaattcaTGGCAATCAATAAATATTGGGCTGTCAAGCACGACTACTCATTG TATTACACGATTACGGTGGACAAGGCGGGTCCGAGAACTGTCAGCCCAGAAACCGCGGAAGAATGTGCAAGCACCTATTGGAaatccaagagagagagacgcaaTAAGATGAAGAATTGA
- the LOC124192061 gene encoding acetylcholinesterase-like, which yields MKLAVLFALAAAYFAAPCYSEPFIMELPGYAKAVMGGYGNLSTSWYEPRRPFYSFRYFHYAAKPTYETRFLPPVPSNYPYPDDEIYNSIDLPPGCAQGNDKALEDCLILSVYTPYFPGNASDTSTTFENLLPVMVWIHGGTFVSGQSILYEPNTFMAHDVVVVVIQYRLGALGYLTLDTEEIPGNAGMADQVEALRWIQKFIKYFGGNKDNVTVVGESAGAASVGFLLLCPQAREERLFHNAIAESGSMLTEWALDRNTTKHGYRIAELAGCPLEPYADLLHCLRSIDQLALRNAQKAFSKEDQKNGNMGFGGQSPIMQTAGKVRYLTEEPKTLIERGEYMTDVNILFGANEGEGIMAFDIIYRGYIKPNNLFYNETFWKYDSVRAVLGALGIRDDTSALSDALTTKYLGYAVDSCQMGNLTVMLPGLIDIAGTLFLKAGGWQTVLRHTKYNPHAYWYSFDFLSKVSIIGASDFLPRGVMHADEIMYLFTMPIPHNETEKELAKKMIEIWTTFATYGEPTPDGVTMREGIPKWPAYTHEKKEFMAINKYWSVKNDYSLYYTITVDKAAPRAINPDTAGECASAYWASKNEIRRRHG from the exons ATGAAATTAGCAGTGTTATTCGCTTTGGCTGCAGCTTATTTTGCTGCACCATGTTACTCCGAGCCCTTTATCATGGAACTTCCTGGCTACGCAAAAGCCGTTATGGGTGGTTATG GAAACCTTAGTACATCTTGGTACGAGCCCCGACGTCCATTCTACTCCTTTCGCTATTTCCACTATGCGGCAAAACCCACTTACGAGACTCGTTTTCTG CCACCGGTGCCCTCTAACTATCCTTACCCCGACGACGAGATCTACAATTCAATCGATTTGCCACCAG GATGTGCACAAGGAAACGACAAAGCATTAGAAGATTGTCTCATTCTTAGCGTGTACACACCGTAT ttcCCGGGCAACGCTTCCGATACTTCTACCACCTTCGAAAATTTGCTTCCCGTTATGGTTTGGATCCACGGTGGTACTTTCGTTAGT GGACAAAGTATTCTTTACGAGCCAAACACTTTTATGGCCCatgacgtcgtcgttgttgtaaTTCAATACCGACTTGGCGCTCTTG GATACTTGACTTTAGACACGGAAGAAATTCCCGGAAATGCTGGCATGGCTGATCAGGTCGAAGCGTTGCGTTGGATCcagaaattcattaaatattttggtgGGAATAAAGACAATGTAACTGTTGTTGGAGAAAGTGCCGGCGCAGCTAGTGTTGGCTTCCTTCTCTTGTGTCCTCAAGCACGAGAGGAAC GGCTCTTTCACAACGCCATTGCCGAGTCCGGATCAATGTTAACTGAATGGGCTCTTGATCGCAATACAACTAAACATGGATATCGAATTGCTGAACTGGCCGGATGCCCACTTGAACCTTACGCCGACTTATTGCACTGCTTGCGAAGCATTGATCAACTAGCTTTGCGCAACGCCCAAAAAGCATTCTCG AAAGAAGaccaaaaaaatggaaatatgGGATTTGGAGGCCAATCACCAATAATGCAGACTGCTGGAAAAGTGCGTTACTTAACAGAAGAACCAAAAACTTTGATTGAAAGGGGCGAATACATGACAgatgtaaatattttgttcGGTGCTAATGAGGGCGAAGGCATTATGGCTTTTGATATCATTTATCGTGGGTACATCAAAccaaataatcttttttaCAATGAGACCTTCTGGAAATACGATAGTGTCAGAGCTGTCCTAGGCGCACTAG gTATTCGCGATGATACTAGCGCTTTGTCGGATGCACTAACCACAAAGTATCTTGGATACGCCGTTGACTCTTGTCAAATGGGAAATTTGACTGTCATGCTTCCTGGTTTAATTGAT ATAGCTGGTACCCTGTTCCTGAAAGCGGGTGGTTGGCAAACTGTATTGCGCCATACCAAGTACAATCCTCACGCTTACTGGTACTCGTTTGACTTTCTCAGTAAAGTCAGTATTATTGGAGCAAGTGATTTTCTTCCTCGCG GTGTGATGCACGCTGACGAGATCATGTATCTGTTTACTATGCCCATCCCGCACaacgaaacggaaaaagaattggccaaaaaaatgattgagATATGGACGACGTTTGCCACATACGG GGAGCCGACGCCAGACGGAGTAACAATGAGAGAAGGTATTCCAAAATGGCCTGCATACACCCacgagaagaaagaattcaTGGCAATCAATAAATATTGGAGTGTCAAAAACGACTACTCTTTG tatTACACGATTACGGTGGATAAGGCGGCACCGAGGGCTATTAATCCCGACACTGCCGGAGAATGTGCAAGTGCATATTGGGcatccaaaaatgaaatacgtCGTCGTCACGGCTAA
- the LOC124192358 gene encoding acetylcholinesterase-like, whose translation MATIHRISILTHRQLAFLLISINITVNSSDAAMAKLPACLLPLALTVFISCWAKAEPAAGPHAYIPDQAGSFYAPAAQSESQQIYVPVTVPPYAPGQTYDAEPSSAPQPSSYSPAISVPENQTSGTDSSAEDPSLIVTTLSGRVRGLTATAATGKQVDVWNSIPFGKPPLGELRFRHPLPMDPWDGILDTRSKPNSCWQTIDDFYGNFTGSTMWNANTERSEDCLYLSVTVPRPRPKNTAVMVWIFGGGFVGGTSTLDVYDPKILVSEENIIYVALQYRLGSLGFLNLDQPGAPGNMGMLDQVMALKWIHSNIAFFGGNPNNITLFGQSAGAASASMHLLSPLSRNLFSQAIMQSGSATAPWAVGDKEQTIAGGLKLAKAVGCPYSRTNLSITLDCLKTINASTLINSEEFPLVTLDFSFVPIVDGVFLTEPPQRSLATGNFKKCNIIMGSNKEEGYFFMFYSLSQLFPRQENVTINRQQFLQSVQNMNPFSSSIDRQAIIFEYTDWSDPDDPNRNRDALDKMVGDSQLTCNVNEFAQYYAETKGSSNNVYMYYYIHRSSTHLWPAWTGVLHSDEINFVFGEPLDPAKGYLPHEIALSKRIMRYWANFARNGDPSKNIDGSWTQDYWPVHTPYAREYLTLVANYSWVDRGPRLRQCAFWKEYLPSLQTATASCSRFEQQLPQVTG comes from the exons ATGGCAACAATTCACCGAATCAGTATATTGACGCATCGACAATTGGCATTTCTgcttatttcaattaatataACTGTTAATTCGTCCGACGCAGCAATGGCAAAg CTTCCCGCTTGTTTGCTGCCGTTGGCGTTGACTGTCTTTATCAGTTGCTGGGCTAAAGCAGAACCTGCTGCTGGACCTCATGCGTACATCCCGGATCAAGCCGGATCATTTTACGCTCCTGCCGCACAGTCCGAATCCCAACAAATTTATGTCCCAGTCACTGTTCCACCATATGCTCCAGGACAGACTTATGATGCCGAACCTTCATCTGCTCCTCAGCCATCCTCATACAGTCCTGCTATTAGTGTTCCAGAAAACCAGACAAGTGGAACAGACTCGTCGGCTGAAGATCCTTCGCTGATAGTCACCACGTTATCGGGTCGGGTTCGCGGACTGACAGCCACTGCAGCCACTGGTAAGCAGGTGGATGTCTGGAACAGCATTCCGTTCGGCAAGCCGCCGTTGGGCGAACTTCGCTTCCGTCATCCGCTGCCGATGGACCCGTGGGACGGTATCCTGGACACTCGAAGCAAGCCCAACTCATGTTGGCAAACGATAGACGACTTCTACGGCAACTTCACCGGCTCTACTATGTGGAACGCCAATACGGAACGAAGCGAGGACTGCCTCTACCTTAGCGTGACGGTTCCCCGGCCGAGGCCCAAGAACACCGCTGTCATGGTCTGGATATTTGGAGGAGGTTTTGTCGGCGGAACGTCAACGCTCGACGTTTATGACCCAAAGATTCTCGTCTCCGAGGAGAACATCATCTACGTGGCGCTTCAGTACCGGTTGGGTTCGCTAGGATTTCTGAACTTGGACCAGCCGGGCGCACCGGGCAACATGGGCATGCTGGATCAGGTGATGGCGCTCAAGTGGATTCATTCCAACATTGCTTTCTTCGGAGGTAATCCGAACAATATCACGTTGTTCGGTCAGTCGGCTGGAGCGGCCAGTGCCTCCATGCATCTGCTGTCGCCACTTAGTAGGAACCTATTCAGTCAAGCTATTATGCAAAGTGGTTCGGCCACTGCTCCATGGGCTGTCGGCGACAAGGAGCAGACAATCGCCGGCGGATTGAAACTCGCCAAGGCCGTCGGTTGCCCGTACAGCCGGACCAATCTCAGCATTACGCTGGATTGTTTGAAGACCATCAACGCTTCAACACTGATCAACAGCGAG gAATTTCCATTGGTCACCCTGGATTTCTCATTCGTGCCAATCGTAGACGGCGTGTTCCTGACTGAGCCGCCGCAACGATCCCTGGCGACTGGCAACTTTAAAAAGTGTAACATTATAATGGGCAGCAACAAGGAAGAGGGCTACTTCTTTATGTTTTACTCCCTGAGCCAACTGTTTCCCCGACAGGAGAATGTCACCATTAATCGACAACAGTTCTTGCAGTCGGTTCAGAATATGAATCCTTTCTCCAGCAGCATTGACCGACAGGCCATCATCTTCGAATACACCGACTGGTCGGATCCGGACGATCCTAATCGCAATCGTGACGCTCTTGACAAGATGGTCGGCGACAGTCAGTTAACGTGCAACGTGAACGAGTTCGCTCAATACTATGCAGAAACAAAAGGCAGTAGCAATAACGTCTACATGTATTACTACATCCATCGCTCTTCAACCCATTTGTGGCCGGCCTGGACAGGCGTCCTCCACTCTGACGAGATTAATTTCGTCTTCGGAGAACCACTCGATCCAGCCAAGGGCTATTTACCTCATGAGATCGCACTCAGCAAAAGAATTATGCGCTATTGGGCTAACTTTGCTCGAAACGG GGATCCTAGTAAAAATATAGACGGGTCCTGGACGCAAGACTACTGGCCGGTTCACACACCTTACGCACGAGAGTATCTCACACTTGTTGCTAATTATTCTTGGGTGGATCGTGGACCTCGATTAAGGCAGTGTGCCTTCTGGAAGGAGTACCTACCCAGTCTCCAAACGGCAACAG CCTCCTGTTCTCGTTTTGAGCAGCAGCTTCCGCAAGTCACAGGATGA
- the LOC124192540 gene encoding LOW QUALITY PROTEIN: neuroligin-4, X-linked-like (The sequence of the model RefSeq protein was modified relative to this genomic sequence to represent the inferred CDS: deleted 1 base in 1 codon) has product MINFGFIAPGFLSLDTEEIPGNAGMADQVEALRWVQKFIKYFGGDKDKVTIVGESAGAASVGFLLLAPQSKEEGLFRNAIAESGSMLADWAVDRNSTKHGYVIAELAGCPLEPYADLLHCLRSVDVKTLRDAQYYFSTNDTLNGGLGFGGQSPIIQTTGKVRYLTDEPRKLIESGNYHTEAHLMFGANEGEGIMALDMTLNLYIRPNDLENDTNFWKYDAVRVVMGALGIRDDTKYLGYAVDSCQIGNFTVMIPGLVDIAGTLFLKAGGWQTVLLHTKYNPHAYWYSFDFLGKVSLIGADEILPRGVMHAEEIMYLFTMPIPHNETEKELGKKND; this is encoded by the exons AtgattaattttggttttattgcGCCAGGATTCCTTTCACTAGACACGGAAGAAATTCCAGGAAATGCCGGCATGGCTGATCAGGTCGAAGCGTTGCGTTGGGTCCAGAAATTCATCAAATATTTTGGTGGAGACAAGGACAAAGTCACTATCGTTGGAGAAAGTGCCGGTGCAGCCAGTGTGGGTTTCCTACTTCTTGCTCCccaatcaaaagaagaag GCCTTTTTAGGAACGCCATTGCCGAATCTGGCTCAATGCTTGCTGATTGGGCTGTAGACCGTAATTCAACTAAACACGGATATGTAATAGCTGAATTGGCTGGATGTCCACTTGAGCCATATGCCGACTTGTTGCACTGTCTGCGAAGCGTTGACGTCAAAACCCTACGCGACGCTCAATATTATTTCTCT acTAACGACACTTTAAACGGCGGGTTGGGTTTTGGAGGACAATCTCCTATAATTCAGACCACCGGAAAAGTTCGTTATTTGACAGACGAGCCAAGAAAGTTGATCGAAAGTGGGAATTACCACACGGAAGCTCATTTAATGTTTGGCGCTAATGAAGGTGAAGGTATCATGGCTTTAGACATGACGCTGAACTTGTACATCCGACCGAACGATCTTGAAAATGATACGAATTTTTGGAAATATGACGCCGTGAGAGTTGTTATGGGAGCTTTGG GTATCCGCGATGA CACCAAATATCTCGGATATGCAGTTGATTCTTGTCAGATAGGAAATTTCACCGTCATGATTCCAGGACTAGTTGAT ATTGCAGGTACCTTGTTCTTGAAAGCCGGGGGTTGGCAAACTGTATTGCTGCATACCAAATATAATCCTCACGCTTATTGGTACTCGTTTGACTTTCTCGGTAAAGTTAGCTTGATTGGAGCCGATGAAATCCTTCCCCGTG GTGTGATGCACGCTGAAGAAATCATGTACCTATTCACCATGCCCATTCCTCACAACGAAACCGAAAAAGagcttggtaaaaaaaatgattga
- the LOC124192541 gene encoding uncharacterized protein LOC124192541: MTEDDPKRKPVTWAFYCARSSWGCYAIEEDHFRTLKEAFTNSVRNYGPFGQTNRVGYPLKVKHGGVFVATASAISIISSRFFRPPNSKDNWLPMGHLAVLYAAIKGCSQRYGRPPQGRTRLVGGTRPNSQTIIQDNVQKFFSNKKCSAKDCGTDVAEKFALECGDCLAWFHGDCVAMTTSIAAQMDSNALQFICDTCLQEREEMTPCQTRFASPHSNWNVLDNDSNQQSRAISSKKKRDALNDEPKAGPSVAKFAKMSPKLQEGKQVIASSPSSNWSISDNDSGLENLAVSSHKKRQTFTIEPKNSFCLEKIMEKYQNKQDGKQQIASSPSANWNISDNDSDYEKLAMRKPMKRRSKTNEPTPGPSVQKNSKMSRIESEETQKSSLKNNKMRLHRK; encoded by the exons ATGACTGAAGACGATCCCAAGAGAAAGCCAGTCACGTGGGCATTTTATTGTGCTAGATCCTCGTGGGGTTGTTACGCTATAGAAGAAGATCACTTCAGAACATTAAAAGAAGCGTTTACAAATAGCGTGAG AAATTATGGGCCATTCGGTCAAACAAACCGTGTTGGTTATCCCTTGAAGGTCAAGCATGGTGGGGTATTTGTTGCAACAGCAAGTGCTATATCTATCATTTCATCCAGATTTTTCCGACCACCGAATTCAAAAGACAATTGGTTGCCAATGG GCCACTTAGCTGTCCTGTACGCCGCTATCAAAG GTTGCTCACAACGCTACGGTAGGCCACCACAAGGAAGAACAAGGTTAGTGGGGGGTACAAGACCCAATTCACAGACGATTATACAG GATAACgtgcaaaaatttttttccaacaaaaaatgtagCGCTAAAGACTGTGGTACAGATGTTGCAGAAAAATTTGCCTTAGAATGTGGCGACTGTCTGGCGTGGTTTCACGGTGATTGCGTTGCCATGACAACATCTATAGCAGCACAGATGGACTCAAATGCATTGCAATTCATTTGCGATACCTGTTTGCAAGAACGagaagagatgacaccttgtCAGACTCGATTTGCGTCGCCGCATTCCAATTGGAACGTATTGGACAATGACTCTAACCAACAAAGTAGGGCTATAAGTAGTAAGAAGAAACGAGATGCTTTAAATGATGAGCCCAAAGCCGGTCCAAGTGTCGCAAAGTTCGCCAAAATGTCGCCAAAATtgcaagaaggaaaacaagtaATTGCTTCCTCGCCGAGTTCCAATTGGAGTATTTCTGACAATGACTCTGGACTAGAAAATCTGGCTGTGAGTAGTCACAAGAAAAGACAGACTTTTACCATTGAAccaaaaaattccttttgtttggaaaagatCATGGAAAAGTACCAAAATAAGCAAGACGGAAAACAACAGATAGCGTCCTCGCCAAGTGCCAATTGGAACATATCAGACAATGACTCTGACTATGAAAAACTGGCTATGAGGAAGCCAATGAAAAGAcgatcaaaaacaaatgagcCAACACCTGGTCCAAGTGTtcaaaaaaactcaaaaatgTCGCGAATTGAATCAGAAGAAACGCAAAAAAGTTCGTTGAAGAACAATAAGATGCGGCTTCACAGGAAATAG